One Ricinus communis isolate WT05 ecotype wild-type chromosome 1, ASM1957865v1, whole genome shotgun sequence DNA window includes the following coding sequences:
- the LOC8259907 gene encoding protein SEED AND ROOT HAIR PROTECTIVE PROTEIN, which produces MAFTRFYLAIYMALSSAVIASASVSGYGPNPNVDKPRLEKEKLLSSLVGIQGLIYCKSGPKLIPLEGAIARITCLTTDEYGHEAAPWSILSGATDAKGYFLATLSPSEVEDKMKIKECKAFLETSPSLETCNVPTDINKGITGAPLASYNFLTHKNMKLFTVGPFFYTTNPKPVSNGY; this is translated from the exons ATGGCTTTCACTCGTTTCTACTTGGCAATCTATATGGCTCTGTCATCAGCAGTTATTGCTTCTGCTAGTGTTAGTGGGTATGGTCCAAATCCGAACGTTGACAAACCAAGACTGGAAAAGGAGAAGCTACTCTCCTCGTTAGTTGGTATTCAAGGCCTTATTTACTGCAAATCGGGCCCCAAACTCATTCCTCTAGAAG GAGCTATAGCAAGGATCACATGCCTTACAACTGATGAATATGGACATGAAGCAGCACCATGGTCAATCTTGAGTGGAGCGACAGATGCAAAGGGCTACTTCTTAGCAACATTATCACCTTCTGAGGTTGAAGATAAAATGAAGATTAAAGAGTGCAAGGCTTTCCTAGAAACATCTCCATCTTTGGAGACTTGCAATGTTCCAACCGACATCAACAAGGGGATAACGGGCGCTCCTCTCGCTTCTTACAACTTCTTGACTCACAAGAATATGAAACTGTTCACAGTGGGACCTTTCTTCTACACCACCAACCCTAAACCTGTCTCTAATGGTTACtga